TCTCCTCCTAGTgttgctgctgcaacagcaggtAACTGAGGCTGAGGTCTGGGCTGAGGATGAGGTCTGGGCTGAGGCCGAGATAGGGGCTGATGCTGGGGTCGGAGCAGAGGccggggttggggttggggtctGGGTTGATGCTGGAGTTGGGGCTGAGGCCAAGGTCGGGGATGAGGCTGGGGTCAGGGGTGAGGCTGGGGTCAGGGGTAAGGCTGGGGTCAGGGGTAAGGCTGAGGTtggggctgtggctgtggctgtgacTGAGGCTGGGGTCAGGGCtaaggctgaggctggggttggggctgaggCTGTgactgaggctggggttgggactgaggtcagggctgaTTCTGGGGTCGGTGCTTGGATCAGGGCTAAGGCTGAAGtcagggctggggttggggctgagaCTGTGACTGAGGTCGGGGTTGAGTCCGGACCTGGGGCTGAGGCCGGACCTGGGGCTGAGGCCGGACCTGGGGCTGAGGCCGGACTTGGGGCTGAGGCCAGATTCGGAGCTTGTTTGGCTGGGGTCGGGACTAGTGAGGCCGAGGATGGGGCTGAGGTTGGGGCTAGTGAGGCTGAGGCTGAGGTCAGCAGCTGTCCCAAGGGATGCCTGTGTTGCTCCGACATCCTCAGCTGCGCCGACCAGGGTCTGAAGGCGCTGCCCTCTGAACTGCATGCGTACATCACCACCCTAGACCTCAACCACAACCACCTGACTGAGTTGAAGGAGGGAAGCTTTGCCGCGCTGCCCCGTCTGGAGTCCCTCCGCCTGGCTCACAACCGGCTGAAATGCCTCGAGGCCGGAACCTTCCGGAACAGCAGATCGCTACGGCAACTGGACCTGTCATCCAATCAGCTAGACAAAGTGGAGGTGCACTACTTTCTGGAGCTGACAGGATTGGAGGAGCTGCTGCTCTTCAACAACCGCATCGTTCGGGTGGAGAGCAAGGCCCTTGCGGCGCTCGGCAACCTGCGCAAGGCCTACGTCAGCCACAACCACCTCACGGACTTCCCATTCTTCTCCATCCAGGAGGACAGCCACCCCTTCCTGGCCACCATGGACCTGTCCTCCAACAGCATGTCCAAACTCCCCCTGGTGGACATCGAGACCTTGCCGGCTGCCTTGCAGAGCGGACTCTTCCTCCACAACAACACCCTGATCTGCGAGTGCGAAATGTACAATATGTTCCGGCGCTGGGAACAGAAGGGATTCACCTCCGTCAGGGATTTTCGTGAGGAATACACCTGCCTGGTGTACGGGGAACGCAAGGCCTCCGTTAAGTTTTTCCAGCACAGACGCTTCTTTGAACTGAACTTAAACTGCAGTTCGGCGGTGGCTGGAGCTGTCAGGGAGCCTGAGGGCAGCCTGCTGGTGTACGAAGGAGATGGCGTGGTTCTGGACTGTCACACCACGCTCAGAGGACAGCACCTGACCTACCTGTGGGTGTCACCTCACCATGGAGCCGGTGCTCCGCCGGAGAACAACGGCACTCTCCGCATGCACGCCAACGGCAGCCTGGAGATCGTATCAGCGCAGGCTGAGGACTCCGGCGTGTACTGGTGCAAGGTCTTCGACGCAGTCAAGAAGAACGAGTCATGGGAGGTCAACGTGACGGTGTTGATGCGGCACGACGAGGCAGAGCCCTTCAACACGGGGTTTACGACCCTCATAGGGTGCGTGACGACCCTCGTCCTGGTCCTCATGTACCTCTACCTGACCCCCTGCCGCTGCTGGTGCTGCAAGCACCCCCTGCCGCCGGGTACCCCCAGCCCCGCCAACGACCAGTCCTCGATCCTGACCTCCCCCCCACCCAGCACCACAGAGGGCCCAGGCCGCAAGGTCAGTAACAACAAGCATGTGGTGTTTCTGGAGCCCATCAAAGAGGTGTAGCACGGCTGGCTAAGGGCGGTTTTTAGTTTCGAGGCACCCCATCACCTCAGTCTTCTGACTCACCCATTGTGCCATaacaccagacagacagccatctTCTACTGTACCTTCCCTCTACCCAACACCTTCCTCCTCTACTACACCCCACCCCAGAGAAGGTTTGTTTGGCTACCCACCAGGCAGGGAGTTAGACACTGCCTCTCATTGTAGCGGTAAGGcagcagagataaagagagggagtagggagaaaggcagagagacagaaatagagacaggaagagaggcagggagacagaaagcaagacagtgaaagagagcaGAGAAATGAAAACCCAGCATAAACTCAACTGGCCCAGACAGGTTTGACTGGACTGCCTTTTCAGAAGAGTAAAGCTGCATGGAGCCTGCATACTGAGTGAGAAACAGAGACACTAGGTTAGGGTGTCTTTCCCAAAGTGCCGTGGTTTTTCAGAAATCCAGATTTGAAGATTCCTGGAATTACGAGGGGGAATACGCAGGAAATCAGGGAattctccaaccaggatttctggaaaaaaaATCAGGGAATTCATGGAATGTTACCTGAATTTTGTAACCCAACACAGAGGGAATATctataacaaaacaaaacaggaTAGAGCTGTCCCTCTTAGCACGGCTTGTACCCTTTAATAAAGCATATCTACTGTTATGGATGCTTTGTCTAGAAACATAAAATCAATCAGCCATAATTGTACAtcttgatttttatttatttttttatagcaAGTCAGATTATTATCAGAATCAGATCTATAAAGTTTACACTTTATAGAAGAAAGTAGGATAGAGAAAATGTAATTTGAAACCcccactgtaaccctaaccctaacccctaaccctaaccctaaccctaaccctaacccctaaccctaacccctaaccctaaccctaaccctaacccctaaccctaacccctaaccctaaccctaaccctaaccctaaccctaaccctaacccctaaccctaaccctaaccctaaccctaacccctaaccctaaccctaaccctaaccctaaccctgtaaccctaaccctaaccctaacactaaccctaaccctaaccctaaccctaaccctaaccctaaccctgtaaccctaaccctaaccctaaccctaaccctaaccctaaccctgtaaccctgttgAACACCAAAGAAAAGTATAAAGAGAAAACACAGTACGTGTGCAGAACGGTTGAACAGCAGACCTGCTGTGATTACgatgagaggagatagaggggattGTTGCTGTTGAACATGTTTCTTATTGACGTTCAGCCACGTTGGTTGCTACACAACAACTGAAAAATACAGAATATTGAGCGACAAAGTGCCAACTAACTAAAGTTATGGTAAGTGTGTCGCTAGATTGAAAAGGACTTTCCAAAACAGACAGCTTGTTGTTTTCCAACTGGAATTATTTACTTCCTCTATCACCACGTACCCCAacacccttctccccctccctacttcctctctctccctacttcctctctctccctactttctctctctctctctttctcttacttgCATCCTTTCTTTTTCAATCAGTTAATAAATCTTACTTAATAAATTCATATTAGTTAATAAAGCTTCTTGGACCGCAGAGGTAAATGTCTTCTGCCTTGTTATTGTAATGTGTCTGTGGCCAAAGATtaggggtgagtgtgtgtgttgtcttgtgtGTATACTCAAGTCTTTACGAGATATAATATGATATGCTAGCGAAGACGGAAACAGAGAAGGGTCAGCTGGTTGTCTTTTTGAGATGCGAGACGGACTGTATGATTTCTACTGCTGATAACAGGGTAATTTACATTTGATTTCAATCCCTTTTTGACCACACCCatttttgatttgaacaaaacttTCCAAGTAGTCAAAGTGacattttggacctgaatgccaaaataTTCAGGAGATaagaggtgctcaaagttgacccattttgcttaccccaccataccatgagacatccatgtcttcatcactggaaaatataaacggttgagtttgatatcatttaaTAACCTACAACCACCCAGGTCAATATACTGCCACACAAGATAATGACCACCCATGGCCtgcccgggtggcacagtggttaagggcgctgtactgcagcgccagctgtgtcaTCAGaaactctgggttcgcgcccaggctctgtcgtaaccggccgtgaccgggaggtccatggggcgacgcacaattggcctagcgtcgtccgggttagggagggcttggtcggtagggatgtctttgtctcatcgcgcaccagcgactcctgtggcgggccgggcgcagtgcgcgctaaccaaggttgccaggtgcacggtgcttcctccgacacattggtgcggctggcttccgggttggatgagcgctgtgttaagaagcagtgcggcttggttgggttgtgtattggaggatgcatgactttcaacctttgtctctcccgagcccttaCGAGCCCTGTAGCGATGAGATAAGATAGTAGATaatacaacaattggataccacgaaattggggagaaaaaggggtaaaaaaaacaaacacccAGGACAATATACTGCCACACAAGATAATGACCACCCAGGTCAATATACTGCCACACAAGATAATGACCACCCAGGTCAATATACTGCCACACAAGATAATGACCACCCAGGTCAATATACTGCCACACAAGATAATGACCACCCAGGTCTATATACTGCCACACAAGATAATGACCACCCAGGTCAATATACTGCCACACACGATAATGATCACCCAGGTCAATATACTGTCACACACGATAATGACCACCCAGGTCAATATACTGTCACACAAGATAATGACCACCCAGGTCAATATACTGCCACACAAGATAATGACCACCCAGGTCAATATACTGTCACACAAGATAATGACCACCCAGGTCAATATACTGTCACACAAGATAATGACCACCCAGGTCAATATACTGCCACACAAGATAATGACCACCCAGGTCAATATACTGCCACACAAGATAATGACCACCCAGGTCAATATACTGTCACACAAGATAATGACCACCCAGGTCAATATACTGCCACACAAGATAATGACCACCCAGGTCAATATACTGCCACACAAGATAATGACCACCCAGGTCAATATACTGCCACACAAGATAATGACCACCCAGGATAATATACTGCCACACAAGATAATGACCACCCAGGTCAATATACTGCCACACAAGATAATGACCACCCAGGTCAATAAACTGCCACACAAGATAATGACCACCCAGGTCAATATACTGCCACACAAGATAATGACCACCCAGGTCAATATACTGCCACACAAGATAATGACCACCCAGGTCAATATACTGCCACACAAGATAATGACCACCCAGGTCAATATACTGCCACACAAGATAATCACCACCCAGGTCAATATACTGTCTCACAAGATAATGACCACCCAGGTCAATATACTGTCCCACAAGATAATGACCACCCAGGTCAATATACTGTCACACAAGATAATGACCGCCCAGGTCAATATACTGTCACACAAGATAATGACCACCCAGGTCAATATATTTCCACACAAGATAATGACCACCCAGGTCAATATACTGCCACACAAGATAATGACCACCCAGGTCAATATACTGCCACACAAGATAATGACCACCCAGGTCAATATATTGCCACACAAGATAATGACCACCCAGGACAATATACTGCCACACAAGATAATGACCACCCAGGACAATATACTGCCACACAAGATAATGACCACCCAGGTCAATATACTGCCACACAAGATATCAATATACTGTCACACAAGATAATGACCACCCAGGACAATATACTGCCACACAAGATAATGACCACCCAGGTCAATATACTGCCACACAAGATATCAATATACTGCCACACAAGATAATGACCACCCAGGTCAATATACTGTCCCACAAtgacacccaacacacacacacacatgcaattatGCCGCACACACACGTACTtaagtgcatacacacacacaaaacacacacacacacatacacgttacTCTGGATAAGAATGAGAGGCGATGGGAGTGCTGGGGATTGGCTAGAAGGAAGAATAGCCTAACTAACTGTTTCTGTCTCATGTTGTCGCCATACTTGAAGCAGAGGTTATGATGctccatactgtgtgtgtgtgtgtttcagtgtctgGGTGAGAACAGGAAAGAAGGAAAGTACAAGTAGTGTAGCATTTACTAAACCCAGATTTACTAAACCCACATTTACTAAACCCACATTTACTAAACCAACATTTACTAAACCAACATTTACTAAACCCACATTTACTAAACCCACATTTACTAGAACCACATTTATTAAACCCACATTTACTAGAACCACATTTACTAGACATACATTTACAAAACCAACATTTACTAAACCCACATTTACTAAACCCACATTTACTAGACATACATTTACAAAACCAACATTTACTAAACCCACATTTACTAAACCCACATTTACTAGACATACATTTACTAAACCCACATTTACTAAACCCACATTTACCAAACCCACATTTACCAAACCCACATTTACCAAACCCACATTCACTAGACCCACATTTACTAAACCCACATGTACTAAACCCACACATTATTGGATGCTTTACAGTAGTGCCTGGCCTGCTCTGGCCTCCTctcaaacaaacagaggtaaaGACATGAACACAACACACGGCCCACTAAAAAGTAGATTGTTGTCTGCTACTTCtaaaagagagagacacaatCGAGATCACACATTTGTCAACCCAGTGAGATGGTTCCATGGCTGGCTGAACAGTCTCAGCGGGACTTGAATTTGAGCCACAGTTTGTGTGTGAGGAGAGATGGTTATTGACCATTTGAGCTGTGTTGAGTGAGACAGAGACTCTCCTCCCGTCCTTTCAGGTTTGGAGCTAAGTGCCTCAGTCATCTCAGTCTccttctctctaggtttcttactctcccctctctcctctcctctcctctccccacctctcctctcttctcctctcctctcctctcttttcctctcctctcctctcttctcctcctctcctctcctctcttttcctctcctctcctctccctctatcctctccctcttgtctcctctccctctctcctctcctgtccctctttcctcttctgtctcctccctctatcctctcctctccctcctgtctcctccccttttattctcctctccctctctcctctccctcctgtctccccctctctcctttcctccccctcctgtctccccctctctcctctcctccccctcctgacTCCTCActttttcttctcctcttcctctcctgtccctctctcctctccctcctgtcttctctcctctccctctttcctcttctgtctcctctcctctccctcctgtctcctctctcctctccggtccctctttcctcttctgtctcctccctctttccactcctctccctctctcctctccatcttctaTTCTCTGGTCTCCAGTAGAAAACCTCTTTAGCTCAGTGGCCTGGTAAAGATAAAGACTACAGCCATGAAACCAGatggagtatatatatatatatgtgtattctATTGCCTCTTTAATACATTCTGTGCTGGATTCATTTTCAACACTGATATTTTCAATTAACGCTTAATTTTTCACATCTCTCTTATTCGTAAAGAAACATTCTTGTTTTCCTGATCCAACTAGTGTATATAATCGTGTGTGACGTCGCCAGAGCCAGGGCCTGGACGGTAAAGGGCTGTGTTAGAGATGGATGCTGATGGTGtgttactggctgactggctccGCGTGATTGGGTATGAAAAATGAAATACTCCGGCTAGCATCACAGTGATTGGAGGAAATTAAGAAATTGCACAACCGATTAACTCAATGTATCTACGACCGACGAGAACTAAACGAAAAGAGGGAATACTTAGGAGgaaagaataaacatttaaaAGTGAATAAGCTActtaaaaatgcaaaaaaaaaaaaaggaactcTGCGTTGGCACATCGTCACATTAAACAGCATTTACAATGAGAGTAAATATAGGTAGAATGGCTCTATTTAACAATGAGAGTAAATAGGTAGAATGGGTCAATTTATATTGTTAACAATGAGAGTAAATATAGGTAGAATGGGTCTATTTATCAATGAGAGTAAATATAGGTAGAATGGCTCTATTTATCAATGAGAGTAAATATAGGTAGAATGGCTCTATTTATCAATGAGAGTAAATATAGGTAGAATGGCTCTATTTATCAATGAGAGTAAATATAGGTAGAATGGCTCTATTTATCAATGAGAGTAAATATAGGTAGAATGGGTCTATTTATCAATGAGAGTAAATATAGGTAGAATGGCTCTATTTATCAATGAGAGTAAATATAGGTAGAATGGGTCTATTTATCAATGAGAGTAAATATAGGTAGAATGGGTCTATTTATCAATGAGAGTAAATGTAGGTAGAATGGCTCTATTTAACAATTTGAGTAAATATAGCTAGAATGGCTCTATTTATCAATGAGAGTAAATATAGGTAGAATGGGTCTATTTATCAATGAGAGTAAATATAGGTAGAATGGGTCTATTTATCAATGAGAGTAAATATAGGTAGAATGGCTCTATTTACATTGTTAACAATGAGAGTAAATATAGGTAGAATGGCTCTATTTACATTGTTAACAATGAGAGTAAATATAGGTAGAATGGCTCTATTTAACAATTTGAGTAAATATAGCTAGAATGGCTCTATTTATCAATGAGAGTAAATATAGGTAGAATGGCTCTATTTATCAATGAGAGTAAATATAGGTAGAATGGCTCTATTTATCAATGAGAGTAAATATAGGTAGAATGGCTCTATTTATCAATGAGAGTAAATATAGGTAGAATGGCTCTATTTATCAATGAGAGTAAATATAGGTAGAATGGCTCTATTTATCAATGAGAGTAAATATAGGTAGAATGGCTCTATTTATCAATGAGAGTAAATGTAGGTAGAATGGCTCTATTTAACAATTTGAGTAAATATAGCTAGAATGGCTCTATTTATCAATGAGAGTAAATATAGGTAGAATGGGTCTATTTATCAATGAGAGTAAATATAGGTAGAATGGGTCTATTTATCAATGAGAGTAAATATAGGTAGAATGGCTCTATTTACATTGTTAACAATGAGAGTAAATATAGGTAGAATGGCTCTATTTACATTGTTAACAATGAGAGTAAATATAGGTAGAATGGCTCTATTTAACAATTTGAGTAAATATAGCTAGAATGGCTCTATTTATCA
This is a stretch of genomic DNA from Oncorhynchus clarkii lewisi isolate Uvic-CL-2024 chromosome 17, UVic_Ocla_1.0, whole genome shotgun sequence. It encodes these proteins:
- the LOC139369951 gene encoding amphoterin-induced protein 3-like, producing the protein MFWSQGVAAPLVLVLNPLLLVLLLQQQAGVRGEAGVRGKAGVGASEAEAEVSSCPKGCLCCSDILSCADQGLKALPSELHAYITTLDLNHNHLTELKEGSFAALPRLESLRLAHNRLKCLEAGTFRNSRSLRQLDLSSNQLDKVEVHYFLELTGLEELLLFNNRIVRVESKALAALGNLRKAYVSHNHLTDFPFFSIQEDSHPFLATMDLSSNSMSKLPLVDIETLPAALQSGLFLHNNTLICECEMYNMFRRWEQKGFTSVRDFREEYTCLVYGERKASVKFFQHRRFFELNLNCSSAVAGAVREPEGSLLVYEGDGVVLDCHTTLRGQHLTYLWVSPHHGAGAPPENNGTLRMHANGSLEIVSAQAEDSGVYWCKVFDAVKKNESWEVNVTVLMRHDEAEPFNTGFTTLIGCVTTLVLVLMYLYLTPCRCWCCKHPLPPGTPSPANDQSSILTSPPPSTTEGPGRKMCESTFTITDQTPRLGAWNNLPSPR